Within the Leptotrichia sp. oral taxon 498 genome, the region AGGTGATGTGGAGGTAAATGAGATGCATTTTTATCTAAAAGGAACTTGTTCTAAATGTTTAAACAAAAATTAAAATAAAAGAGGAGAGATAAAAAAATGAAATTAAATGATGAATTAAAAGCATTATTAAACGCACAAGTAAACATGGAAATTGAAGCGGCATACCAATACAAAGCTATGTCAGCTTATTTTGAAGGAAGAGAATTAGAAGGATTTGCAAAATGGATGGATGCTCAAGTACAAGAAGAATTGGGACATTCTAAAAAATTCTATGATTATCTTTTAAAAAGAGAAGGAAAAATTGAATATTTTGAGTTAAATAAGCCTAAAGCTGATTTTTCTTCAGTAAAAGAAGTATTTGAAGTGGCATTGGCACACGAGCAAAAAGTTACAGCATCTATTGAAAATATTTACAAAGTTGCAAGAAATTTGAGTGATTTTGGAGTAGAAAACTTTTTAGATTTCTTTATCGAAGAACAGGAAGAAGAAGAAGAAACAGTTAAAAAAATAATTGATAAAATCACTTTGTTAAATGTTGACAACAAAAATGTTGAATTATATTTGTTGGATAAAGAAATGGGAGAAAGAAAATAATAAATTATTTGACTTTCTAGCTACACCTTTTTAGGTGTAGTTTTTTTTTAAAAGAATAAAAAAAGAACCCCAAAATAAATTTGAGATTCTTTGTTATTATTGAATCCTAATTAGTCAATGTAATCATTTACTTCAATTGGTTCAATATTCCAAATTTCTTTTGCATATTCTGCAATTGTTCTGTCAGAACTGAATTTACCAGCATTTGCAATATTTTTAAGAGCTTTTCTAGTCCATTCTCTCTTATCTTTAAATGCGTTTTGAAGTTTATCCTGAGCTTCCCTGTAAGATGCAAAATCTTTTAATAGGAAGTAAACATCAGGTCTTGAACCGTCTACACCGTATAACAATGAATTCTGCAATTCTTTAAAGATACCTGTGTGATTGTCGTCATAAGTTCCGTCTGCCAATTGGTCAATAACTTTTTTAAGACCTTCTACATTCACATATTCTTCATAGGGATTGTATTCATTATTAGCTTCGTAAGCTTCTACTTCTTGAGCTGAAAGTCCGAAAATAAATGCATTGTCATCTCCAACTTCTTCAACGATTTCCACATTTGCTCCATCCATTGTTCCTAGTGTCAATGCACCATTTAACATAAATTTCATATTTCCAGTTCCTGAAGCTTCTTTACTTGCAGTTGAAATTTGTTCTGATACATCGGCTGCTGGGAATATTTTTTCAGCAAGTGAAACTCTATAATTTTCTAAGAATACAACTTTAATTTTTCCGTTGATAGATGAGTCGTTGTTAATAACTTCTGCGATAGAATTAATCAATTTGATAATTCCTTTGGCTCTTCTATATCCAGCGGCTGCTTTTGCACCAAAGATGAAAGTTCTTGGTTCTACATCTAAATATGGATTATCTTTTAATTTATTATATAAGTCCATAATGTGTAAAACATTTAGTAATTGTCTTTTATATTCATGTAATCTTTTTACTTGAATGTCAAAGATAGAATGCGGGTCGACTACAATACCAGTT harbors:
- a CDS encoding ferritin, with translation MKLNDELKALLNAQVNMEIEAAYQYKAMSAYFEGRELEGFAKWMDAQVQEELGHSKKFYDYLLKREGKIEYFELNKPKADFSSVKEVFEVALAHEQKVTASIENIYKVARNLSDFGVENFLDFFIEEQEEEEETVKKIIDKITLLNVDNKNVELYLLDKEMGERK